The window GATGCTCTACTCTGGTTTACGAGCATCACCAGGGCAAAGGGCTCCTTGCGTCCAGGATGGATGCCACTTCGTTGTTGCAatccctgttccccttccctggcACTTTCTTTCTCTCTGCTCCTTCAGCCTCCACTTCCCTGTTCCAGGTCTGGATGCCTCTTCCACATACCTACTGGCTGCTAACCTATGCTCATAATGTTCATATGTCTATACAGCCCACAGGAGTAAGCCTACCAGGATCAACAGACGCAGGCTATCCTGGCTTGTGTGAATGCTtgaaaaaatagctgtgtggatggtGCTTTTAAGTTGCAGCTTGGGTTCTGAAGCCTTGGGAAtgggggtgggcttcagagcccgagTCCAGCCCAAGgcacaacttcaaagcactgtccacatggctatttttagagcactagagTGAAGCCCCACTAGCCCAAGCCTGTCAACCCAAGCTGGGAGGCTTGCCTCTGCAGGCTGCATGAACATTCCTTATGAGTCCCTGCCCAGCTTAAActcattaaacattttaaaattcctaGACAAAAAACTTTACTAAacttctgtcaaggttttttcccccactttgaactttagggtacaaaaagagtggggacctgcatgaacacttttaagcttaattactagcttaaatctggtacgctgccaccagccagaatttagtgtctggcacactttctgttcccccaaaaccttccctggggaacacagacccaaaccccttgggtcttaaaacaaggagaaattaaccatctccctcctttccccttgtcgaggcggtggggtgctccgtgctgccgcccacactttctgaaggctgtcatctgcttcctgctcagtctggaactgttccctggaggctggggtcaccagttcttcctcagactgtggacttgggcttggtccctctggaagcgatgtaggtgatggggttgtttccgttgctggtgaaccgctctccgctggtgcacctgagggtatttcaggctctggctgagccttttgggtatggctgtctgttgcttctgccagttgtggctcgctggcgcccactggcgttgagtttgaagatggggttgcaatcgctggtgctggttgctgttccagttccgggcctgggactggaggtgctgtggctgtttcagtggttggcatggaatctggatccactacctctgtctgggtctctggtaacccagacggggcgtctgtggacggttcaggaacaggaatgggtctggaagcttgcctggtttggctacgtgtaaccattcccactctcttggcctgcctcacctggttggccaagtcttcccccagtagcatggggataggataattgtcatagactgcaaaagtccacattcctgaccagcctttgtactggacaggcagttcagctgtaggcaagtctacagcttgtgacatgaaggggtaaattgtaactttggcctttgggttgatgaatttggggtcaacgaaggattggtggatagctgacacttgtgcccccgtgtctctccacgcagtaaccttctttccgcccactctcaaattttcccttcgctccaagggtatttgagaggcatccgggcctggggatctttggtgtgatggtggtgtaatgaattgcactcgcatggtgttctttggacagttggccttgatatgtcccagttcattacacttaaagcatcttccatctgatgggtcactgggccgaggtgagttactggagactggtgaggtggaagagtagggtgtctgtggctttacttgggtggtatgtggggtctttggctgtcctcggttgtagggtttatggtctgtgtgccccctggggtaatcgttccccttgacagtagctttcttgctttctgccagttccatccatttggctccaatctcccccgcctcagcgagatctttgggttttccatcttgtatgtaccgtgtgatgtcttcaggaacaccatccaagaactgctccatttgtatgaggaggtgcagttcttccaaggtttgaatgttgtttcctgttatccaggcctcatagttttttgcaatgtagtaggcgtgtttgggaaatgacacatctggtttccacttttgggttctgaagcgccgacgggcatgatctggccttggtttgaaaaagtttatagtcattcatttgctgcttaggcatttcagctgccacctctgctaaaggtccactgagctgtgacctcaattctaccatgtactggtcttcggggatgttgtacccaagacaggctctttcaaaattttccaagaaggcctcggtgtcatcccctgccttgtaggtgggaaatttcctgtgctgtggagcaataattggcgccgggttgttagggttggctggcacatgcagcccagcttttgccaactccagttcatgttttctctgtttttccttctcttcattctctttttgttgtttttccatttctcggcggtgggccaactcttcttctgcttgtttccttcggtgggccacctcttcttcttctagttttcttttgtgtgctgcctctttggctgcctgttctctttggaaggctgccagtttgatgctttcttccttttctttcagctccatctctttttgttttatttctagttcctgtttgtgtttttccatctctcgcctgtgttcagcttctttgatttgttcttcggcctcaatttttgccttagaagtcatggttcctgttttcttgtgttggggtgccctccggtgtttatcttctgaactgcaggctttgttgcctcctggagtctgcctagcaacagtgcctttagctaatcttcaatgttaagtaaacctgaaaaaccactttatttgcatatatatatggtaatgactctcaatgggagtgctattgtgtgacaaaagacccttaacagtctggtaatggcttcttgcttaacatgcaagccacaaactgccagagagagcagaaaaaaaattctctctagttcccttttaaaaccaactgtttctctctgctaaaaagcccttagcagagaaaagaaaaatataatattcctactggcttctggattctgtctatatcccaccgctgctacaccatgtcataaccttagtcccagatttggaccttagcgtccaaaatatgggggttagcatgaaaacctccaagcttagttaccagcttggacctggtacttgctgccaccacccaaaaaattagagtgttttggggcactctggtccccctgaaaaaccttccctggggaccccaagacccaaatcccttgagtctcaaaacagagggaaataatcctttttcccttcccccctccaggtgctcctggagagatacacagacacaaccttccctccacccaaagttgaaaaaatccggtttcctgattggtcctctggtcaggtgcttcaggtgaaagagacattaacccttagctatctgtttatgacacccctccctccccccccccagactttcccctccctgggttgccttgagaggctttacaccgatccaaactcatagactcatagactctaggactggaagggacctcgagaggtcatcgagtccagtcccctgccctcatggcaggaccaaatactttctagaccatccctgatagacatttatctaacctactcttaaatatctccagagatagagattccacaacttccctaggcaatctattccagtgtttaactaccctgacagttaggaactttttcctaatgtccaacctaaatctcccttgctgcagtttaagcccattgcttcttgttctatcattggaggctaaagtgaacaagttttctccctcctcctgatgacacccttttagatacctgaaaactgctatcatgtcccctcttagtcttctcttttccaaactaaacaaacccaattccttcagccttccttcataggtcatgttctcaagacctttaatcattcttgttgctcttctctggaccctctccaatttctccacatctttcttgaaatgcggtgcccagaactggacacaatactccagttgaggcctaaccagcgcagagtaaagcggaagaatgacttctcgtgtcttgtttacaacacacctgttaatgcatcccagaatcacgtttgctttttttgcaacagtatcacactgttgactcatattaagcttgtggtccactatgacccccagatctctttctgccatactccttcctagacaatctcttcccattctgtgtgtgaaactgattgttccttcctaagtggagcactttgcatttatctttattgaacttcatcctgtttagctcagaccatttctccaacttgtccagatcattttgaattttgaccctgtcctccaaagcagttgcaatccctcccagtttggtatcgtccgcaaacttaataagcgtactttctatgccaacatctaaatcattgatgaagatattgaacagaaccggtcccaaaacagactcctgcggaaccccacttgttatacctttccagcaggattgggagccattaacaactactctctgagtacggttatccagccagttatgcacccaccttatagtagccccatctaaattgtactttcctagtttatctataagaatatcatgtgagactgtatcaaatgccttactaaagtctaggtatatcacatccaccgcttctcccttatccacaaggctcgttatcctatcctatcaactccttggatcttaaaacaagaaggaattaaccatccctcctcctttcctcccaccactgcctggtgagttcagactcaatcccttggattttaaaacaaggaaaaatcaatcaggttcttaaaaagaaagcttttaattaaagaaagaaaaaaagtaaaagtattctctgtaaaatcaggatggaaaatgctttacagggtactcagattcatatagaccagagggacccccaccccagccttagattcaaagttatagcaaacagagttaaaaatccttccagcaaaaagacacatttacaagttaagaaaaacaaacataagactaatccaccttgcctggctattacttacaattttgaaacatgaaagactgattcagaaagattgggaaaacctgggtgtacgtctggtccctcttagccccaagagcaaacaacgaaccaaacaaaaagcacaaacaaagacttccctccaccaagatttgaacgtatcttgtccctctattggtcctctggtcaggtgtcagtcaggttaactgagcttcttaaccctttacaggtaaaagagacattaacccttaaccatctgtttatgacaacttcaaATACAGTGAAACCATTTGAGGGAGTTTCAGCCCTCAAGATTCAATTTCCTCACCACAAACCTGGAGCCTGGATGAATCCAGGAAAGCATGGGAGTCTGGAATTGGCTTCCAGTGGGGACTGCCCTGTAAGTAAAGCTTCCCATTTTGTTTTTGATAAAGGATAGCTGGACAGCCTCATGCATTTATTGACATGGCCATCAATATAGGCAACTATCTTCTTCAGCAATTCCCCTTTATGTCTGTCACTCTCTTTGACAACAACAATCAGCAGCTAAGTTGTCTGGAAAATTTAAAAGCGTACAAGTGATCAATGGTGGAAAATCTTAGGAATATATTCTtgctttaaaaatgcttttccaTGAAGTACATTTCTGCACACAACATGCCTCAGCTACAAAGGGACCTATTCTTTTTGAGATACACAGATGCATGACTCCCATTGACAGGAGTTATGAGAATGCATTGATAGGAGAATAGACTTCCAAGTGTCTACATTTACCAAACATTGATCCATCCTAGAAGCACTTTTTAAGAATGACACATTCTTTCCCCTACTGCATTTTCCTCTCAGCTCTTCAGAAATAATAGACTGCAGTAGCTGACTAGACTCAGTGCCatgaaaaaaaccctcaaattGAAATACCATTAAAGCTATGGCACAAAACCTCTAAAGCCACAAAATTCAAGTTATTTGTCTAGGAGATAAGAGTAGCACAAAAATTTTTCACATCTCTTGGTCAGCTCTTGATCAGGGCTGTTCTATTTGTTATAACGTGGAGAACATTGTATTGTATAGTTGTATTTTTTAGACACACGCTTTCCTCAGGTAAACTGTCTGCATTTAGAACACAATACAGATAATTTTCCTGAGAAAGACACTTGTCTCAGGAGAATACCCAGGGCTCAGCCAGCAGCACAGGCATTGTCTCATGTTGGAGCAATGCAAATCCATACTGCCCCCAGGGGAAGGTACAGATGATAGGCTTCTCTCCCCTTAACTCCAGAGCCTCGTCAGTGCACAAGGGAAGCACGACTGCTACTAGATCTCTTAAGAAGGCACGACATACTTCCCTTGCTGTGTTGGGCCCATTCAATGGGCTGGTGTGAAAGAAGCACCCTCTTTGGAGTGATGCAAACCACCAGGGTGCACTCAGGGACAGCACTGTGACAAGCCAATGAGTAGGGCATGCAAGGACTGGGAAGGTTCCTTATGCATTTTTCATCCCCTACAAACCCACATAAGGCACAACACAGTCTGACCCCTGGTTAACACTTGAATAAGGATGTAGTTCTCCCAATGGATGGATGGCAGCATATGGCTAttaggacacttaaaaaaaaaaacacaaacaaccaGATTATGGTGTAAATACATGTTTCAGCACGTAATAAAATTCTTAAGAACTGTTTCTCAAATGTAAGCACTGTGCTTGCACAGAAGGCACTTTTCAAAGGTTTGTCAAAATAATGAAAGAAACTGACTGTTCTAGTGGTCTTGCAGCTTTCTATCTGTCAGTTTTAAGTCTAAAGCATCCAAAACACATAAAATCCATTCTGGGCTGAGGCATGTTTTTTAAAGGTCTCCCTCTGAGAAGGAAAGGTTTTAATAAACATAAAAGTTAATTGCTTGACAATGTTTACATAATGCAGCTTTAACAAAGGAGGTTGTCTGTCTTTTCCGTATGTGTATCTTGAATTATAAACCACTGAAAGTAGATTATTAAGGAAGTGCTGATACAACCTTGGTTATGGTCATGCAAACCCATCAGCATAAGAACAGCCTTTGGGcatatactttattttttttattttcacattaATGTTTGTGGCAAGTCTGTGCATGGAACTAGGTTACGTTGGCCTTGTACCTGTATCTTATGTACTGTATGATATCTGAGTTAAATTTTCTTAACATTTGTCACTACCTATTTTTAGTACAAACCACATTTGTATTTATATTATTGTAAACTACTTCAGTTATGTGAACGTAACTTGTAAAACAGAAAGAATGATTGCTGACGCCATGATTTTTAGAAAGTTATATAGAATACATTACTTATTTCAAGACTTTTCCAGAACTCTTATTATAACCCCATTGTTCTTATTCCAAACACTTATTCTatatgtagggttgccaggtgtccagttttcaaccagaacgcccagtcgaaaagagaccctggtggctccagtcagcaccgctgaccgggccattaaaagtccagttggcacagggctggcaggttccctccctggctccacgcagctcccaggaagcagcgacatgtccctcAGCTCCTAAATAGAGAGATGGCCACagaggctccatgtgctgcctccgcCCTGCGTGCCAGCTCCAcaactcccattgtctgggaaccgcggcacctggctgtgcctctgcctaggagccaaggGACACGTTACCGCTTGTGGGGAGCTGCTCGAGGTGAGCACCACCCGGAGTCCACACCCCTCACTgtgccccaacccacagcccgcacccaaattccctcctggagcccacactccttcccacaccccaaccccctgccccgagccccctcctgcactccgaacccatcagccccagcctggagccccctcctgcaccccaaaaccctcatctccagctttaccccagagcctgtacccctagccagagcccttacTTCCCCCCAcgtcccaacccccttccccagactggatccccctcccacatcctgaacccctcatttctggccccaccctggacccCCACACCCTCAATCCAGAGTCCATACCCCACCTTAACCCAGAACctcctcccatactctgaaccccttcaccccagcccacagcctactcctgcaccccaaacctgtcatccctggccccaccccagagcctgcacccccagcccagaacccatatcctctcccacaccccaaccacttgccccagcccagtgaaaatgagcgagtaagggtggaggagagtgagcaacaaaaggagaggggatggagtgtgggggggagaaCGAGGCCTTGTAGAAGCAGTGGGGcaaaggagtggggcaggggtgtgccatTTTGTGCAattaggaagttggcaaccctactataATGCCTTATGATATAGTCACCCCCGGCAGTTTATTCTCTTATAATTCATGAGCTTCTTTGATACATCAAAACATGTCACCCTAGCTCAGGGATATTGACTACAGTGtttgtttcctgtctcttaaATTTATCATTTGCTGTTGACAACAGCTTCCAATGAGAATACTAACTGGTCTAAAATTCATTCATATCCTCATCCAAAGCTTATTTCAGATAGATGAGTTTTGGATTAGGCTCATAATGCACTGTATGGATTACAAACTTTATAGTTTGATAAATATTCCTGcactgtttaaaacaaaattttttctttgcaaccatcCTGTGCATGTTTTTTGTAAACATATACTTTGCAAAGACACATGGTTTTCAAGATATCTGAATTAATATCTGAGGGACGCAATAAACCTCCAATGAAATTACAATGGGTATAAGAGGACTTACATTCAAAGCAAATTTGTTTGTTAATAATTGGACACTGACCTCTATGTCAATTTATTGGTATCCGATGTACATTCCTGGCGTGATCCTGCTTCTATTTTCTTCAATGGGACTAGATTGGGCCCTCAATAATTATACATGGTGAAAACCTTGACCCATCGAACTCAGTGGGAATTTTCCTGTGGCCTTCATATAGAGCCATGATTTCTCCCATGTTTGTGTGGATTCTACATTTTGCTGCTTTTGTGGTGAGTGATAGATTTCCTGTGTCATGAAGTACAGGAAGTGCTGAACTAGCCATTCAGTTGTT of the Gopherus flavomarginatus isolate rGopFla2 chromosome 1, rGopFla2.mat.asm, whole genome shotgun sequence genome contains:
- the LOC127034210 gene encoding uncharacterized protein LOC127034210, whose protein sequence is MTSKAKIEAEEQIKEAEHRREMEKHKQELEIKQKEMELKEKEESIKLAAFQREQAAKEAAHKRKLEEEEVAHRRKQAEEELAHRREMEKQQKENEEKEKQRKHELELAKAGLHVPANPNNPAPIIAPQHRKFPTYKAGDDTEAFLENFERACLGYNIPEDQYMVELRSQLSGPLAEVAAEMPKQQMNDYKLFQTKARSCPSALQNPKVETRCVISQTRLLHCKKL